CAAAAACAAGGTTAGGCGACTCCACAGTGGAAATGTCGGTTCGAAGCACCTGGTCGCGTCCCTTATGCACGGGGTTCGATTCTCCGGTCAGGGTAGACTGGTTCACGCGCAAGTCGTTGTCTTCCACAAGGCGTGCGTCTGCTGAGATCATGTCGCCTTCCGACAGCAGCATGATGTCGCCGGGAACGAGATCCTCAGCCAAAAGGCGAAGCTCCTCGCCGCCGCGCAGCACGCGGACGTAATCTGGCAGCAGCTTTTTGAGGGCCTCAGTCGCTTTTCCGGCGCGGAACTCCTGCCAGAAGCTGAACACGCCATTAATGACGTTGACCATCCAGACCGCGATAGCAAGCTCCGGCATTCCTGCGATGAGTGCGACAATACCGGCGATCCAAAGCAGAATAGCCATCAGGTGGGTAAAGTTGGAGAGGAACTTCCAGATCAGAGGCTGTCCCTTTTTTTCCTGAATCGTATTTTTGCCGTACTTCTTCAGGCGCGTCTGCGCCTCTGCGGCAGAAATGCCCTGTGCCGAGGTATCCAGCGCTCCGTATACTTCCGAGACGGGCAACTGACGGATTTTACGGGGTAAATCATTGACCGGCGGTGCAGCCGGCTGTTGAGTAGTGGTTTGCGATTTTAATTCTTTCATCGTTCTGCTCTCCGTTCCATAACATGTATAATTCCATTTGGATCCCGCCGGGTACAAAACGCGAGATGAGGCGTTGCGCCGCAGTCTGATTCTTCATAGGCGCATTCACCGTCGGGAGTCAGGCTGCCAAGCCGGTTTAAATTGTATCGGGCCGGCAGATAGGTTGGATCGAGCGCCCACGCGCACCGAAAATGCCGCATCGCTCCCAAGGTGTTGCTTTCCTGCTCCAGAAGAATCCCCATGAGGTTGTGGGGATGCGGTGCATGGGGAAAAGTCCCCATGGCGTTTGAAATCAATCGTTCACATTCTTCGTATTTTTGTTCGTGAATCAGCAGCCTCGCGACTCTGCAAAGCTCGGTCAATTTCTCTTCTTGAATAGTAGCCGCAGATTTCATACTGTAACACCTTACCTGTCAGCCTTTCTTGATTTCCGTTCTTATTCTAGCGAAGAGTCTGTGAGATGGGTGTGAAAAGGCAGACAATGGTGTGAGAATGCTGTGAGAATTGGAATTTGTTCGTTTGTTGGCTTCAGGTGCAGACCGATTGAAGCAGCAAAAAGAGCCTGATACGGATATTCTTCCGCATCAGGCTTTTTTCATGTAAAAATAATGTTTTTCCAGTAAAACTTTTACACTTTTGAAAATAGGGGACTATTCATCCACCAGCCGGTATCCTACCCCAATTTCGGTTACGATGTAGCGCGGCTTTGCCGGGTTTGTTTCCACTTTGCGGCGCAGCGCAGCCATCAGCGCGCGCAGGGCTTGGGTGTCGTTGCCGTAACCGACTCCCCATACCTCACGAATAATGTATCTGGTTGTCAGCACCTTGCCGCAGTTTTTGAACAGCAAAGCCAGCAGACTGTATTCCATGGGGGTCAGGTGAAGCTCTTCTCCGCTAAGGTAGGTCAGGCGTCGCTCCATATCAATTTTCAGCTCTCCCACCTGATAGACTGCCTGGGGCTTTTCAGCGTTCTGCCTGCGCAGATGCCGGATAGCAACACGGATACGCGCCAAAAGCTCAGTAGCGGAAAACGGTTTTGTCAGGTAATCGTCCGCGCCGGCATCGAGCGCCGCAGCCTTTTCTCTGTCCTGATCCCGGGCGGAGACGACTATGATGGGCATGTCCGACCATTCGCGCACCTTTTTGATGATTTCCATGCCGTCGCAGTCCGGCAGACCCAGATCGAGCAGCAAAAGCTCGATCGGTTCCGAAATCAATAGGCTCATGGCGCCGTGTCCGGTGTTTGCACTCAGGTAAGAAAAACCATCCTGCTCGAGCGCATAGCTGATGAAGCTTTGAATTTGTCTGTCGTCCTCTACAACCAGAATTTTATGAGTGGCTTCACTCATGGTCTTTCACCTCCAACGGTAGGTTGAACACAAATTCCGCACCGGAGCCGTCAGTACGGTTGTGCGCCCAGATGCTTCCGCCGTGGGCCTTTACGATCGTGTCACAAATGGCCAGGCCAAGGCCGACTCCCTTGCGGGAATCCGATTCCTTTGCGTGGGATGTATAGAACAGCTCGAAAATATGGGGAAGATCCGAATTCCCGATTCCGCTGCCGCGGTCACGTACCGAGAAAACCGCTTTTTGATTTTCCTTGTCTTCTTCGACGGAAACGCAAATTTCACCGGGTGAGTCGGTATGCTTTACCGCATTTTCCAGCAGGTTGATCAGCACCTGGCTGATCAGCTTCGCATCCATCGGAACAAGAAACAGCTCATCCGGCGCGTGAACCTCAATATCGTATCCAGGGTGGTGACGCATCACATAACGGGCGGCTCCGCCCAGAATTTCTTCGGCGGCCTCCATTTGCTTGCTGATGGCGAGCATGCCGTCCTGCAGGCGGGTTAGGCTGAGAATGTTCTCCACCAGAGAATGCAGCCAGCCGGCGTCCTTATAGATGCCTTCCATCAGAGGGCGGCGGGGGTCAGCGCTGTCGGTCATCCCCAGCAGCATTTCCGACGTTCCCATCATTCCCGCCAAAGGGGTGCGCAGATCATGAGAGATCGCCCGCAGCAGGTTGACCCGGTAGCGCTCCTGTACGGTTTCTTCATGCAGGCGGATTCGCTGCTGAGAAGACAAAAAGCGATCCATCGCGAGGGCGGTGCTTTCGATCATGGAGCGAAGAATCCGAATCTGCGCCGGAGACAGGCGCTGCGCTTTCTCCCTCGGCAGTCGGATCAGCCCCAAAATCGAGTCCTTTGCATAAATCGGCCAGTCGTAAAATACGGGTCCAGCCACGTAGCCGGCGTCTAGGTCAGAAAGACTTTGCAGTATGCGCGGTACGTCCTCTGTGCGGCGTCGTATTGGATGGCCCGGCATGCATTGAACATAAAAATCTTCCGGTTCACCGTTTTCATCAAAACACAAACAGGCTGCACCTGCGCATACCGATTTGCTGATGGTATCCGCTGCCAGCTCAGCAATTTCGGGAAAGGTTTTTGCATCTGTCAGCAGGTTGGTCAGAGCGTAAAGAGCGCGAGATTCCAGCTCCCGTTCCTTCGCGTTTCTTTCGTTCTGCTTGGCATGGAACGTTACCATGCTGGTCAGCAAAGCCGCAATACTCATGAAGAATAGGGTGGTAATATAGCTGGGTGCGTTCAACGAAAAGCTGAAATAAGGTTCGGTAAACAAAAAATTAAACAGAAATGCTGCAAGCACTGAGGTGAAAATGGCCACGACATAGCTTGAAATCAGGAGTGAGGTCAATAGAACAGCTAAAAAGAAAACAATCACGATATTGGCTTCGGGCAGTCCAAAATCGCGCAGCAGGTATCCGATTCCTGCCGCTGATAGCAGAAGAACAAGCACAATAAATAAATGCAGAAGAACGGTTTTGATTTGGTTTTTATGAGACATGGTATCTTTCATTCCTTCTCTGTAAACCCGCGAGACAGGTGCAGGCTGCTTTCTTTCAAACGAATTTCTGGAAGCTGTGGAAAAACAGAAGCTTTGTTGTTCCTTATAGTGTATTTCCATCCCGGCCAGAATGCAAGAAAATTTATGAAATATTAGGATGCCACAAACCGAAGGAGGGCACGCGGAGCAATCACATCTGTTATCGCTGCCAGTAGGGAAATCAGAGGAATACACCGCAAAATTATTTGAAAAAGCTAACAAAGTGGAATGTAAATTAGACAATTCGTGAAATAAAATACCTATAATTTCCAATTTGTGACCATACAAGTTGGCATAAAAGCGAAAATGTAAATTATTATTGTATTTTCATTTTTGATTCAGTAAAATGGATGAAAGAATGCTGAGAAGGTATTTTTTATATTGTATTTATCCTGTCTTTTAGTTCAGGCGGAGCATATTTGAGGAGGTTATAACATGAAAAAATGGATGGGGAAAAAAGCTGCTGCGGTCATCATGTGTCTTTTGGTTTCTCTGCAGGCTCTGCCGTTTGTGGCAAATGCGGATGCAGGCGCAGGTACAGCAACAGTGAATCTGTTGGATGTAACGGGGGCCTGTACGCCCAAAGACATGTTCAATTCGTTTGGAGTAACCGCAACGTCGGGTAAGAACGAGCTGTCGCTGGCTTTTGATATGGAAATGGTTTCCATCCCCGATTTGATGGCCGGCGATCCCGCAGACATACCCCCAGCGCTGAAAAGTATTATTGATACAATTGAGGATTGGTCATCGGCAAATCCTACTGGCAACTTAGACACGGAGCTTGCTGATTCGTCCAGTCAGCTTTATAAGGACCTGCCTGGTCTCAACTTTGAGTTTTCCTTCAAGCTGGGAGATTCTTCTCTCTCGTTCCCTGACACCTATTTAAATGCAAAAAATGACCTGAAAACAAAAGCAAACGTTAAAATCGGCGAATACACCATTACGAAGGACGACGGCACAGGAGTGTTCACGCTGAGTGGTAGTCTTGATAAATTTGTTTATAACCGCACCGGAGAAACCGCGGGCAAAGGTGTAACCGCGGGTGGGTCGGCAAAGATGTCCATAAAAAATGACGAAGGAAAAGATGTTACGCCGAATCTGGAGCTGAAGGATGGGATTGTTAATGTTTCGGTTTCCTTTTCCGGGGGCAGTACTCCGGGCGGCGGGGACGATAAGCCCTATACAATAGAAAAGACAGCGTCAGACATTACCCAAGCGGATTCAAAAAGCTTTTTGACCTATACCATTACCGCAAAAGCACCGGCTGGCAAAACACTGAACAGCATGAGTGTTGTCGACCCGATTCCTGAAGGACTCACGGTAACAAAGGTAGCGGTAGCAAGCAGCACACCCAGTTCAATTACAGGCGATGTTGAGTCTGCAGATCAGGCTGAGGCGGGAAAGTATTTTGTTGATACAAGTGGTAAGCTTACTTATACCATTCCGGATTCACCAGATGTAACCGAAATTGCACTTTCAGTTACCACCATGATGACATCAGACAATTACCAGAAGTACATGAAGATTCAGACAGGAAATCCGAATCTTACCTTTAAAAATAAGGCTTCCCTATATGAAAAGGATGCCACAGACCCCAAAGTTGTCAGCAATGAAGTAACCTCTACACTCGAGGGCAGCTTTATGGCAAAGGACGGGAAGCGCGTTGGCCTGAACAGCCCCTTCTGGGACTGGAAGATCACCGCGAATACCTACTTTACCGGAACAAGCGGTACTGTGTACCTGATTGATTCCATTCAAGGAATCACAGATACCCATATGTACGCTCTGAATGCTTCTGATCAGGTGGAGTTTACGGTTAATGAGGAAACTGCTCCCAGAAGCGCAGCCCAGGCAACTACTTCGTCACCATATACTTATGCTGACTTGTCAGGCTCCGCTAAAACCGCTGATGAGAAGAAAAACTGGCTCGACACACTGACTTCTTCAGGTGCAAATGCGGTTTATTATATCAATGGCAGCGAAGCTGTTTTGGTCATCCCGCTTGCGGCAAGTGACCTGAATAAGCCGCTGACAGTTACGTATCAGACGAAGGCAATCGCGACTTCGAGCGGGACGTATACAACGAAGGCATTGAAAAATGCCGTTACTATGTTTTGGGGACCCGGCGATGCGGAGTATAATCCTGGCGGCGGCTCCGGTGGTTCCGGCGGTGGAGGCAGCTTACCTTCATTTTCGTTCAACGTGAGCAAAGATGTTAATATGAACTACGCCCTTTTAACCAAAGAGGCCGGTAAATATACTCCGTCTACCCGTGAAATGATTTGGAACTTCAATGTAAACTACAGCGGCCGAGAGATTAAAAGCGCGATTGTTACCGATGTCCTGAAAGATTCTCTTCAGCAGTTTAAGAGTCTGCGTTATCAAACGATTACCAGAGATTCTTCCAATAAAGAAACCCCCAGCGGCTGGGCTGCTATGGGGAAAGACACAGGGAGTCCGCATTACACACTAACCCAAAATCCCACCACGCATGAAACAACACTGGAAATATCACTGGGTGATGTACCGGAAAATGTTGTTTATCAGCTGGAACTGAAAACTACTGTGGTTGACCCGGAGATTTTAAGCAAAAATGCTTCGAAAGCCGGTACATTATCGAATTCGGCTGAAATTAAGGGTGAAATCTTCGGTAAAGAAGAAAAACAGACGGATGACGCCTCCTTGGATGTTGCGAACACCATTCTTGTCAAAGACAATATTGATAAAAATAGTAATGGGGGCAATTACTACGATTTAGATACCCATCAGCTGTATTGGCGGGTTACAATCAATCAGAATAAAGCCAATATA
Above is a window of Faecalispora anaeroviscerum DNA encoding:
- a CDS encoding response regulator translates to MSEATHKILVVEDDRQIQSFISYALEQDGFSYLSANTGHGAMSLLISEPIELLLLDLGLPDCDGMEIIKKVREWSDMPIIVVSARDQDREKAAALDAGADDYLTKPFSATELLARIRVAIRHLRRQNAEKPQAVYQVGELKIDMERRLTYLSGEELHLTPMEYSLLALLFKNCGKVLTTRYIIREVWGVGYGNDTQALRALMAALRRKVETNPAKPRYIVTEIGVGYRLVDE
- a CDS encoding ATP-binding protein, which translates into the protein MSHKNQIKTVLLHLFIVLVLLLSAAGIGYLLRDFGLPEANIVIVFFLAVLLTSLLISSYVVAIFTSVLAAFLFNFLFTEPYFSFSLNAPSYITTLFFMSIAALLTSMVTFHAKQNERNAKERELESRALYALTNLLTDAKTFPEIAELAADTISKSVCAGAACLCFDENGEPEDFYVQCMPGHPIRRRTEDVPRILQSLSDLDAGYVAGPVFYDWPIYAKDSILGLIRLPREKAQRLSPAQIRILRSMIESTALAMDRFLSSQQRIRLHEETVQERYRVNLLRAISHDLRTPLAGMMGTSEMLLGMTDSADPRRPLMEGIYKDAGWLHSLVENILSLTRLQDGMLAISKQMEAAEEILGGAARYVMRHHPGYDIEVHAPDELFLVPMDAKLISQVLINLLENAVKHTDSPGEICVSVEEDKENQKAVFSVRDRGSGIGNSDLPHIFELFYTSHAKESDSRKGVGLGLAICDTIVKAHGGSIWAHNRTDGSGAEFVFNLPLEVKDHE